AAGCCGGATACCAGCCCTGAATTGATATAATTTAAAAAAATTTTGTTTCACTACGGAATCAGATTGTACAGCAGCCTGATTTCCGCTTCCCACAAAGAGTCATCCGGGGTTTCCAGCACCAGGGGCATGTTGTCAAACCGGGCATCGTTCATGATAAACTCAAACGGGGTCATGCCCAGTTCGCCTTTGCCGATACTCGCGTGCCGGTCCACCCGGGAGTTGAAATCTTTTTTGGAGTCGTTCAGGTGCAGGGCCTTGAGAAACCCAATCCCCACAATCCGGTCAAATTCATCCATGGTTTTCTCGAATGCGGCAGCGGTTCGGATATCATACCCGGCCCCGTGCAGGTGGCAGGTATCCAGGCAGACCCCCACCCGGGTTTTATCGGTGACCTGCTCGATGATCCGGGCCAGGTGATCGAACCCGTATCCTAAGTTGGTGCCCTGGCCGGCGGTATTCTCAATCACCGCCGTGACACCCGTGGTCCGGTCCAGGGCCAGATTGATGGATTGGGCGATGCGGTCCAGGCACTGTTCCGGTGAGAGTTTGTTCAAATGGCTGCCCGGATGAAAATTCAGATAACAAAGCCCCAGCTGTTCACACCGACCCATTTCCTCGAAAAAAGCGGCGCGTGATTTGTCCAGCCCGGCCGGATCCGGATGTCCCAGATTGATCAGATAACTGTCATGGGGAAGAATGACCGTTGAATCAAACCCGTGCTGACGGCACTTCTCCCTGAATCCGGTGATATTTTTTTCGGTCAGGGGAGGGGAAGACCATCGCCGCTGGTTTCTGGTGAACATGGCAAAGGCTTTTGCTCCGATCTTTGCCGCATTGGCGGGCGCGTTTTCCACGCCGCCGCTGATACTGACATGGGCACCGATATATTTCATTTTTTGTGTCTCCCGTCATGGTCGCCATTGTTGACAATGAATTCTTTCGGTGCCATAGTTTATGGCATAATCCCCTTTGGGTAAATTGTTTTTTCACTCACTGATTCGGCCGGATTGTCCACACACTCCGGCAACCGATCAGGCAGAAAAAAAGGATCTAAAATGGCACTGCCGATTCATATTTTTCGTTCAATAATTTATATCATCCTCCTGGTCAGCCTGACAATGGCAACTGCCGCTGCCGGAGACGGAAACACCGTTCCCCTGTCCCGGGGCCAGGTGGTCTATGCCCCGGTCTACTCCCATATCTACATCGGTGACAGGGAGCGGCCGTTTCTGCTGGCCGTGACCCTGAGCATCCGGAACACGGATCCGGATGATGCGATTGTCGTAACAAAAGTATCGTATTTCAATTCTGAAGGAACGCGTCTGGAAGAATACCTGAAACAGCCCGTGACCCTGGAAAAGATGTCCGCCACCCGCTTTGTGGTCCATGAATCAGACAAGACCGGGGGATCCGGGGCCAGTTTTCTGGTGGAATGGGAAACAGCCAAATCCGTATCCCCGCCCATCATCGAAACCGTGATGATCGGCGCCCAGACCCAGCAGGGCATCTCCTTTACCTCCCGGGGGCAGGTGATCAAAGAAAAATAGACAGCCACGACAATAAATTGTCAGCCTGCATCCGGATCAGACACTTTCTGCAATTTTTGCAGATTTTCCGGGTTTCCTAAAGCAATGAGCAGATCCCCGGCTTCGATCACCGTTTCCGGACCCGGGTTGAACACCATCTCACCGGAAATTTTTTTGATTCCGACAATGAGAATGTCAAATCGGGGGCGAATTCCGGAATCCTTCACCTGCTTTCCGGCCAGTTCGGAACGATCTGAAATGGGCAGTTCCTCCAGCTGAAGCTTGATATCCCTCCGGATGGCCAAGTCCATCAGGCTGGTGGCTGTCGGTCTTAAAACACTTTGAACCAGACTCAGTCCCCCGATGTTATAAGGCATGAAAACCCGTTCCGCTCCGGCCTGCTTCAACCGGGGAACATGGGATTCATTGTCCGTACGGGCGACGATGGTGATATCCGGGTTCAACTGCCGGGAAGTCAGGGTCACAAACACATTGGCCGCATCTTCAGCCAGGACCGTAATCAGGCATTTTGCTTTTTCCAGTCCTGCTGAAAGAAGGATCTCATCCATCGTAGCATCCCCGGGAATGAACAGCGTCTTTTGATGCTCCAACTGCGCCAGCGCTGCCGGGTTTTTTTCAATCACCACCACGTCAAACCCCTCATTTTTGATTCCCTGTACCACCACCCGGCCGATTCTGCCGTACCCGCAGACGATATAGTGACCGGTAAGTTCATCGATGATTTTCTGCACCCTGCGCCTCCCGAGAATATTTTGAAACTTTCCTTCCACAAGCATCTGGGCTAAAGATCCGCCCAGATAAAAAAACGCACCCACACCCCCGAAAATCACCAGCATGGTCATAATCCGGGCGATGTCGGACAAGGGCTTCACTTCCATGAATCCCACCGTGGAAAGAGTGATGATCACCATGTACACACTTTCGATGAAACTCCATCCTTCCAGCAACATGTAGCCGGATGTACCAAACAGGATCACCAGAAAAATGAAAATACTGCCCATGACAATGGACCAGCCAAAGGGATATTCCGTGCGCATCTGCCGGCGGAACCCCTTGACCTTTTTCAGCAGATTCATTTTAACTCCTCCATTCGGTTCATGATACCGGTTGATTTCAGGTTTCATTACCATAAAGGGTGGCACCGCAGGAGTCAAGCAGTTGATGCAGCAATCACCGGCTGAATTTTTTTTAAGATCCGGATTTCAGAAATCTTCAAAAAAAAGAACCCGGGGTGTCAGGACAAAGAATCCCAGAACTTCCGGCTCTGCTCGGTCATGGAGGGTTTCCGGCCCTGTGATTCCCGGGGTCCGGCACCACTGGATGGCCCGGCTCCGGTCAGCCGCCTGATCCGCTCTTCCAGAGGCGGGTGCGTGGAGAACAGACTGGCGAACTGCCGGCCGGACAAGGGATTCACAATGAACATGTGGGCCGTGGAAGGATTGGCATTCACGGCAGCACCCCGTCGGGTATATTCTCCCAGTTTGTTCAGAGCCGAAGCCAGTCCCTGGGGCCGGCCCGTGACCTGGGCGGCCGTGGCATCGGCCAGGTACTCCCTGGACCGGGAGACAGCCATCTGCACCACCATGGCCGCCATGGGCGCCAGAATGGACATGACCATCACGCCCACAAATCCCAGGCCCCCTTCCTCATTGTCCCTGCCCCCGAAAAACGCGGAAAACCTTGCCATGGATGCCACAAACATGATGGCCCCGGCCAGGGTCGCCACAATGGTGGAGATCAGGATATCCCGGTTCTTGATATGACCCAGTTCATGGGCCAGGACCCCTTCCAGCTCTTCCTGATTCATCAGTCGCAGCAGTCCTTCAGTGACCGCCACCACCCCGTGCTCCGGATCCCGGCCCGTGGCAAACGCGTTAGGGGCCTCCTGGGGAATCACGTACAGTTTTGGCATGGGCAGTCCGGCCCGCTGGGCCAGTCTTGCCACGGTATCATGCAGCCCCGGTGCCTGGGACCGGTCCACGGGCTGGGCCCGGTACATTTTCAATACAATGGTATGGGACTGCCAGTAGGAAAAAAAGTTCATGACCAAAGCGATGATCAGGGCGATCACCATGCCGGACTGCCCGCCCAGGGCATAGCCCAGCACCAGGAACAGCCCGGTCATGGCGGTCAGCAGAAAAACGGTTTTAATATGGTTTCCCATAAGTCTCCTCGTAAGAATCTTAAGTTTGTGTCAACCTCATTTTAAACCGAATAATAAGACCCATCCTCCTGAAATCAAGAGGATCCCAGTGGTTTGCAACTCTTGTTTTCTTGATTTTAACCCGAGTTTAACATCCGGTTAATTATTTTCTCACATAAAAACAGGTAAAATCGCTTTCCATGACACAAACTACCAGACAACATTGGATGCAGCTGCTGGCGGAAGCAGAGGTGCAGGACCTCCAAAAAGCATTTGAAGGCCTGGAACAACCCGTTGGCAGTACCTTTCTGATCAAGCCTGAAACCGGGATGGTCATGGTTCAGGGCAAGACGGACGGGACCGGCACCCCGTTTTGCATCGGAGAGATGACCGTCACCCGGTGCATGGTCCAGGTCATGGACCAGGTCCAGGGCTATGCCATGGTCCCGGGCAGTGATCCTGACCATGCCCGCCTGGCAGCCCTGTTTGATGCCCTGCTCCAGGTCCCGGCATTTCATGACCCCCTGATGACCACCCTGATCCGGAATCTGGAAACCAAAGAAAGTCAGAAACGCCAGGCCCTGGCCAGAGACGTGGCAGACACTACGGTTGAATTTTTCACCCTGACCCGCGGAGAATGACCGCCATGACCCCGCTGATGAAAGGATTTGATTCCGAAGTGTTTGACAGCCAGGCCGTGTTCCGGCACCTGCTCAATGCCATGGCGTATCCCGGCACCATCTCAGGTCCGGGCATCACCCTGGCCTGCCCGGACCGGATCCACCCATGCTCCGGGGCCCTGCTGCTCACACTCATGGATTTTGAAACCCCTTTCTGGACCGATCTGGCACCGGATTCTTCCGAAGTCCAATGGCTGAAATTTCACACGGGTGCCCCCGTTACCTTTGATCCGTTTGACGCTGCATTCGCCCTGATCACAGACCCCTCCCCTGCCATTGACCTGAACCGGTTCAACCCGGGCACGGTGATCTCTCCGGACCGGTCCACCACCCTGGTGATCCAGACGCACGGCATGGCTGAAGGGGATCATTTGCGGCTCACCGGCCCCGGCATCCCGACACAGGCCGGCCTGACCTTCACGGGCATTGCCCCGGATTTCTGGGAACACCGGACCCGGATCAACCAGGCCGAACCCACGGGCATTGATATGATCCTTGTCCACAAAGACCGGTTCTGCGCCCTGCCCCGAACCACGCAAACGGAAATTTCCTGATGTATGTGGCGGTCAAAGGCGGTGAAAAAGCCGTCAAACACTCCCAGCGGCTGGTGGCGAAAAAACGCCGGGGGGACACCCGGGTGCCTGAACTGTCCACGGATCAGATCAGGCATCAGCTGGGACTGGGCGTGGACCGGGTCATGGCGGAAGGGTCTTTATACGATGAAACGGCCGCAGCCATGGCCATTCAGCAGGCCCAGGGGGATCTGACCGAAGCCGTGTTCCTGGTGCGGGCCTTCCGCACCACCCTGAAACGGTTCGGCACCAGCCGGCCGGTAGACACCACGGAGATGACCGCTTTCCGCCGGGTTTCCGGCATTTACAAGGATATCCCGGGCGGCCAGATTTTAGGTCCCACTTACGACTATACTCACCGGCTCATCGAAACCGGCCCGGCCCCTGATGAGAATGGAACCGGGCCGGATCACCCCATGCCCTCTTTGCCGGACAAACTGCCCCGGGTCATGGATATCCTGAAAACACAGGGACTGGTTCCTGATGACCC
Above is a window of Desulfotignum balticum DSM 7044 DNA encoding:
- the nfo gene encoding deoxyribonuclease IV, with product MKYIGAHVSISGGVENAPANAAKIGAKAFAMFTRNQRRWSSPPLTEKNITGFREKCRQHGFDSTVILPHDSYLINLGHPDPAGLDKSRAAFFEEMGRCEQLGLCYLNFHPGSHLNKLSPEQCLDRIAQSINLALDRTTGVTAVIENTAGQGTNLGYGFDHLARIIEQVTDKTRVGVCLDTCHLHGAGYDIRTAAAFEKTMDEFDRIVGIGFLKALHLNDSKKDFNSRVDRHASIGKGELGMTPFEFIMNDARFDNMPLVLETPDDSLWEAEIRLLYNLIP
- a CDS encoding DUF3124 domain-containing protein → MALPIHIFRSIIYIILLVSLTMATAAAGDGNTVPLSRGQVVYAPVYSHIYIGDRERPFLLAVTLSIRNTDPDDAIVVTKVSYFNSEGTRLEEYLKQPVTLEKMSATRFVVHESDKTGGSGASFLVEWETAKSVSPPIIETVMIGAQTQQGISFTSRGQVIKEK
- a CDS encoding potassium channel family protein translates to MNLLKKVKGFRRQMRTEYPFGWSIVMGSIFIFLVILFGTSGYMLLEGWSFIESVYMVIITLSTVGFMEVKPLSDIARIMTMLVIFGGVGAFFYLGGSLAQMLVEGKFQNILGRRRVQKIIDELTGHYIVCGYGRIGRVVVQGIKNEGFDVVVIEKNPAALAQLEHQKTLFIPGDATMDEILLSAGLEKAKCLITVLAEDAANVFVTLTSRQLNPDITIVARTDNESHVPRLKQAGAERVFMPYNIGGLSLVQSVLRPTATSLMDLAIRRDIKLQLEELPISDRSELAGKQVKDSGIRPRFDILIVGIKKISGEMVFNPGPETVIEAGDLLIALGNPENLQKLQKVSDPDAG
- the htpX gene encoding zinc metalloprotease HtpX, yielding MGNHIKTVFLLTAMTGLFLVLGYALGGQSGMVIALIIALVMNFFSYWQSHTIVLKMYRAQPVDRSQAPGLHDTVARLAQRAGLPMPKLYVIPQEAPNAFATGRDPEHGVVAVTEGLLRLMNQEELEGVLAHELGHIKNRDILISTIVATLAGAIMFVASMARFSAFFGGRDNEEGGLGFVGVMVMSILAPMAAMVVQMAVSRSREYLADATAAQVTGRPQGLASALNKLGEYTRRGAAVNANPSTAHMFIVNPLSGRQFASLFSTHPPLEERIRRLTGAGPSSGAGPRESQGRKPSMTEQSRKFWDSLS
- the phnG gene encoding phosphonate C-P lyase system protein PhnG; protein product: MTQTTRQHWMQLLAEAEVQDLQKAFEGLEQPVGSTFLIKPETGMVMVQGKTDGTGTPFCIGEMTVTRCMVQVMDQVQGYAMVPGSDPDHARLAALFDALLQVPAFHDPLMTTLIRNLETKESQKRQALARDVADTTVEFFTLTRGE
- the phnH gene encoding phosphonate C-P lyase system protein PhnH, whose protein sequence is MTPLMKGFDSEVFDSQAVFRHLLNAMAYPGTISGPGITLACPDRIHPCSGALLLTLMDFETPFWTDLAPDSSEVQWLKFHTGAPVTFDPFDAAFALITDPSPAIDLNRFNPGTVISPDRSTTLVIQTHGMAEGDHLRLTGPGIPTQAGLTFTGIAPDFWEHRTRINQAEPTGIDMILVHKDRFCALPRTTQTEIS